Proteins from a genomic interval of Triplophysa dalaica isolate WHDGS20190420 chromosome 21, ASM1584641v1, whole genome shotgun sequence:
- the trim25 gene encoding E3 ubiquitin/ISG15 ligase TRIM25 isoform X1, giving the protein MAENMSLLSLEDDLTCSICLGLFENPVSLICGHSFCANCLDATWNDRTTSMFCPHCRMPFSSKPELKKNTVLSAVLDAYRVKAGVPEPVMEHVEERRRDPDTIKCDTCMEAEAVKTCLTCMASYCEDHLRPHRDNIVFRSHQLSDPLPDLLERLCPDHSKLMEFYCTHHQCCICSSCLQSEHKGCNFTGTDEQHHKQKTGFMDKLNILDVKIDKNLQVVLQMKDQQNKLKDMALTRKRILEAEYTKIREMIDRDEKEAVQAIDKELEAGQSRLLSLMKKFNENIDRMSRTKSEINSLLDQSHSFTFLKASVDLPSVVNFEPKNPRINVDSQGVIAHHSSAVALKEWIAKLLDLPPEKRIPLLQAGFREPVLFMGSGPMHGLHNQFSIPPSQPNFGQPNFGQPNFGQPRPFMQPRNVRSPSPGAPLRARGKKKDQNSKSHANTDQKDQSERKERMDRKEQSPNRVDQKDLDQRQPQAAGLMPGVPVPGGSLGGDGFAKRSDLLKYGTILNFDVKTAHKRIVLSENNTKATVTDEPTDYPDIRTRFSVCSQVLCTKGFSQGRHYWEIKMSSNNFCGLGLAFGTIDRKGPSSRLGRNAESWCVEWFNVKLSAWHNSIETVLENPNPSRVGILLDCDEGSATFYNVKDRAFPFHTFVFPFSKPVYPAFWIFSNGSNVSLCKLTS; this is encoded by the exons ATGGCCGAAAACATGTCCTTGCTGAGTCTCGAGGACGATTTGACCTGCAGTATCTGTTTGGGTTTATTCGAGAACCCGGTGAGTTTGATCTGCGGACACAGTTTCTGCGCCAACTGCCTCGACGCGACATGGAACGACAGGACAACATCGATGTTTTGTCCTCATTGCCGAATGCCGTTCAGCAGTAAACCCGAGCTGAAGAAGAACACGGTGCTCAGCGCCGTGTTGGACGCTTATAGAGTGAAGGCGGGTGTTCCTGAACCAGTTATGGAACATGTTGAGGAAAGAAGAAGAGATCCAGACACGATCAAATGTGATACATGCATGGAGGCCGAGGCTGTAAAGACGTGTCTGACGTGTATGGCGTCTTACTGTGAGGATCACCTCAGGCCTCACCGGGATAATATCGTATTCCGGTCGCATCAGCTGTCTGACCCGCTTCCTGATCTGCTGGAGCGTCTCTGTCCCGATCACAGCAAACTCATGGAGTTTTACTGCACTCATCACCAGTGCTGCATCTGTAGCAGTTGCCTACAGTCTGAACATAAGGGCTGTAACTTCACTGGAACAGATGAACAGCACCACAAACAAAAG ACTGGCTTCATGGACAAGCTGAACATTCTCGATGTCAAAATAGACAAGAATCTACAGGTCGTCTTGCAGATGAAGgatcaacaaaacaaattaaag GACATGGCTCTTACCCGCAAACGTATTCTTGAGGCAGAATACACCAAGATCAGagaaatgattgacagagatGAGAAGGAGGCCGTGCAAGCCATTGATAAGGAACTGGAGGCGGGCCAGAGCCGACTGCTTTCCTTGATGAAGAAATTCAACGAGAACATCGATAGGATGAGCAGGACCAAATCTGAGATCAACAGTTTGCTGGACCAGTCACACTCATTTACCTTCCTAAAG GCTTCTGTGGATTTGCCATCTGTTGTTAATTTTGAGCCCAAGAATCCTCGCATTAATGTTGATAGTCAAGGAGTAATAGCTCATCACTCATCTGCGGTTGCACTAAAGGAATGGATCGCTAAACTACTGGACCTACCACCAGAGAAAAGAATTCCCTTACTTCAAGCAG GGTTTAGGGAACCAGTTTTGTTCATGG GCTCAGGACCAATGCACGGTCTCCATAACCAATTCTCAATTCCTCCATCTCAACCAAATTTTGGTCAACCAAATTTTGGTCAACCGAATTTTGGTCAACCAAGGC CCTTTATGCAACCCAGAAATGTGAGGTCTCCTAGTCCAGGAGCTCCTCTCAGAGCCAGAGGCAAAAAGAAAGATCAAAACA GCAAGAGTCATGCTAATACTGACCAGAAAGATCAAAGTGAACGTAAAGAGCGAATGGATCGTAAAGAACAAAGCCCCAACC GAGTTGATCAGAAAGATTTGGACCAAAGGCAACCACAAGCTGCGGGATTGATGCCAG GGGTACCAGTTCCTGGTGGTTCATTGGGAGGGGATGGCTTTGCTAAAAGGAGTGACCTTCTTAAAT ATGGAACCATCCTCAATTTTGATGTCAAAACGGCTCACAAGCGGATTGTGCTCTCTGAAAATAACACCAAAGCCACAGTCACAGATGAGCCCACCGACTATCCAGACATTCGTACTCGCTTTTCTGTTTGCTCTCAGGTGCTCTGCACAAAGGGCTTCTCTCAGGGGCGCCATTACTGGGAAATCAAAATGAGCAGCAACAACTTCTGTGGTTTGGGGCTTGCATTTGGTACAATCGATCGAAAGGGTCCATCCAGTCGTTTGGGCCGTAATGCGGAATCCTGGTGTGTGGAATGGTTTAACGTTAAGCTTTCTGCATGGCACAACAGCATTGAGACCGTGTTGGAGAATCCAAACCCCAGCCGTGTGGGCATCCTACTGGACTGTGATGAGGGAAGTGCAACATTCTATAACGTGAAGGACAGGGCTTTTCCCTTTCACACCTTTGTGTTTCCTTTCTCTAAGCCTGTGTATCCAGCTTTCTGGATCTTCTCAAACGGCTCTAATGTCTCTCTGTGCAAGCTCACTAGCTAA
- the trim25 gene encoding E3 ubiquitin/ISG15 ligase TRIM25 isoform X2 — translation MAENMSLLSLEDDLTCSICLGLFENPVSLICGHSFCANCLDATWNDRTTSMFCPHCRMPFSSKPELKKNTVLSAVLDAYRVKAGVPEPVMEHVEERRRDPDTIKCDTCMEAEAVKTCLTCMASYCEDHLRPHRDNIVFRSHQLSDPLPDLLERLCPDHSKLMEFYCTHHQCCICSSCLQSEHKGCNFTGTDEQHHKQKTGFMDKLNILDVKIDKNLQVVLQMKDQQNKLKDMALTRKRILEAEYTKIREMIDRDEKEAVQAIDKELEAGQSRLLSLMKKFNENIDRMSRTKSEINSLLDQSHSFTFLKASVDLPSVVNFEPKNPRINVDSQGVIAHHSSAVALKEWIAKLLDLPPEKRIPLLQAGSGPMHGLHNQFSIPPSQPNFGQPNFGQPNFGQPRPFMQPRNVRSPSPGAPLRARGKKKDQNSKSHANTDQKDQSERKERMDRKEQSPNRVDQKDLDQRQPQAAGLMPGVPVPGGSLGGDGFAKRSDLLKYGTILNFDVKTAHKRIVLSENNTKATVTDEPTDYPDIRTRFSVCSQVLCTKGFSQGRHYWEIKMSSNNFCGLGLAFGTIDRKGPSSRLGRNAESWCVEWFNVKLSAWHNSIETVLENPNPSRVGILLDCDEGSATFYNVKDRAFPFHTFVFPFSKPVYPAFWIFSNGSNVSLCKLTS, via the exons ATGGCCGAAAACATGTCCTTGCTGAGTCTCGAGGACGATTTGACCTGCAGTATCTGTTTGGGTTTATTCGAGAACCCGGTGAGTTTGATCTGCGGACACAGTTTCTGCGCCAACTGCCTCGACGCGACATGGAACGACAGGACAACATCGATGTTTTGTCCTCATTGCCGAATGCCGTTCAGCAGTAAACCCGAGCTGAAGAAGAACACGGTGCTCAGCGCCGTGTTGGACGCTTATAGAGTGAAGGCGGGTGTTCCTGAACCAGTTATGGAACATGTTGAGGAAAGAAGAAGAGATCCAGACACGATCAAATGTGATACATGCATGGAGGCCGAGGCTGTAAAGACGTGTCTGACGTGTATGGCGTCTTACTGTGAGGATCACCTCAGGCCTCACCGGGATAATATCGTATTCCGGTCGCATCAGCTGTCTGACCCGCTTCCTGATCTGCTGGAGCGTCTCTGTCCCGATCACAGCAAACTCATGGAGTTTTACTGCACTCATCACCAGTGCTGCATCTGTAGCAGTTGCCTACAGTCTGAACATAAGGGCTGTAACTTCACTGGAACAGATGAACAGCACCACAAACAAAAG ACTGGCTTCATGGACAAGCTGAACATTCTCGATGTCAAAATAGACAAGAATCTACAGGTCGTCTTGCAGATGAAGgatcaacaaaacaaattaaag GACATGGCTCTTACCCGCAAACGTATTCTTGAGGCAGAATACACCAAGATCAGagaaatgattgacagagatGAGAAGGAGGCCGTGCAAGCCATTGATAAGGAACTGGAGGCGGGCCAGAGCCGACTGCTTTCCTTGATGAAGAAATTCAACGAGAACATCGATAGGATGAGCAGGACCAAATCTGAGATCAACAGTTTGCTGGACCAGTCACACTCATTTACCTTCCTAAAG GCTTCTGTGGATTTGCCATCTGTTGTTAATTTTGAGCCCAAGAATCCTCGCATTAATGTTGATAGTCAAGGAGTAATAGCTCATCACTCATCTGCGGTTGCACTAAAGGAATGGATCGCTAAACTACTGGACCTACCACCAGAGAAAAGAATTCCCTTACTTCAAGCAG GCTCAGGACCAATGCACGGTCTCCATAACCAATTCTCAATTCCTCCATCTCAACCAAATTTTGGTCAACCAAATTTTGGTCAACCGAATTTTGGTCAACCAAGGC CCTTTATGCAACCCAGAAATGTGAGGTCTCCTAGTCCAGGAGCTCCTCTCAGAGCCAGAGGCAAAAAGAAAGATCAAAACA GCAAGAGTCATGCTAATACTGACCAGAAAGATCAAAGTGAACGTAAAGAGCGAATGGATCGTAAAGAACAAAGCCCCAACC GAGTTGATCAGAAAGATTTGGACCAAAGGCAACCACAAGCTGCGGGATTGATGCCAG GGGTACCAGTTCCTGGTGGTTCATTGGGAGGGGATGGCTTTGCTAAAAGGAGTGACCTTCTTAAAT ATGGAACCATCCTCAATTTTGATGTCAAAACGGCTCACAAGCGGATTGTGCTCTCTGAAAATAACACCAAAGCCACAGTCACAGATGAGCCCACCGACTATCCAGACATTCGTACTCGCTTTTCTGTTTGCTCTCAGGTGCTCTGCACAAAGGGCTTCTCTCAGGGGCGCCATTACTGGGAAATCAAAATGAGCAGCAACAACTTCTGTGGTTTGGGGCTTGCATTTGGTACAATCGATCGAAAGGGTCCATCCAGTCGTTTGGGCCGTAATGCGGAATCCTGGTGTGTGGAATGGTTTAACGTTAAGCTTTCTGCATGGCACAACAGCATTGAGACCGTGTTGGAGAATCCAAACCCCAGCCGTGTGGGCATCCTACTGGACTGTGATGAGGGAAGTGCAACATTCTATAACGTGAAGGACAGGGCTTTTCCCTTTCACACCTTTGTGTTTCCTTTCTCTAAGCCTGTGTATCCAGCTTTCTGGATCTTCTCAAACGGCTCTAATGTCTCTCTGTGCAAGCTCACTAGCTAA